A window from Lagopus muta isolate bLagMut1 chromosome 5, bLagMut1 primary, whole genome shotgun sequence encodes these proteins:
- the SLK gene encoding STE20-like serine/threonine-protein kinase isoform X4 has translation MVEIDILASCDHPNIVKLLDAFYYENNLWILIEFCAGGAVDAVMLELERPLTEPQIKVVCRQTLEALNYLHENKIIHRDLKAGNILFTLDGDIKLADFGVSAKNTRTIQRRDSFIGTPYWMAPEVVMCETSKDRPYDYKADIWSLGITLIEMAQIEPPHHELNPMRVLLKIAKSDPPTLAQPSKWSSDFKDFLKKCLEKNVDSRWSATQLLQHPFVTVTSNKPIRELIAEAKAEVTEEVEDGKDEDEEEETDNSLQLPADKRASSDLSIASSEEDKLSQNASVLESLSEKTESNASEEKSNAVFPDGKTIEDDSQDIKIRKTGESIPDGGGGDIKVQNGSVPTGEVEEGKILPAEKNTESLEETAADTEHQKERKELNAVTIAEAKDEHDLKTEKENDIGNEQREENELKVVARVDDSVETGETVSEETGEKEKEIRIESENEKVTAENIIEEKEDEDEAQKEAITDITADSVPSAEDKVSDEEKELIKHGIENIKEIGGIAETQISSGDKIPETSDKPVESQAKQVLEIISSEETLSESQDKEIEVEKKLAESENENICKISSMEDMESKDSGEDEVGQKAIQDKPEDISHKMVEEQTKMDQNPEEHGAENIQGNNIRMDKEQPEVPSDKVMENKLQDTTSKQADDSELTPVPSISISTEENNEKVKIDNQDSTETLQQLESENLKENDADSGTGSTADNSSIDLNLSISSFLSKNKETGSISLQETRRQKKTLKKTRKFVVDGVEVSVTTSKIVTENDSKSEEMRFLRRQELRELRLLQKEEQRAQQQLSNKLLQQREQMYRRFEQEMTSKKRQYDQEIENLEKQQKQTIERLEQEHTNRLRDEAKRIKAEQEKELSKFQNMLKNKKKEVFCEVEKAPKELRKELLKRKKEELAQSQHAQEQEFVQKQQQELDASLKKIIQQQKTELATIERDCLNSKQQLMRAREAAIWELEERHLQEKHQLLKQQLKDQYFMQRHQLLKRHEKETEQMQRYNQRLIEELKNKQTQERARLPKIQRSEAKTRMAMFKKSLRINSLASPDQDREKIKQFAIQEEKRQKNERLAQHQKHENQMRDLQLQCEANIRELHQLQNEKCHLLVEHETQKLKELDEEHSQELKEWREKLRPRKKTLEEEFARKLQEQEVFFKMTGESECLNPSTQSRISKFYPIPSLHSTGS, from the exons ATGGTAGAGATTGATATTTTGGCATCCTGTGACCATCCTAACATTGTTAAGCTCCTAGATGCCTTCTACTATGAAAACAATCTGTGG ATCCTGATCGAATTTTGTGCAGGTGGAGCAGTAGATGCAGTAATGTTGG AGCTTGAAAGGCCATTAACAGAGCCGCAGATCAAAGTGGTGTGCAGGCAGACGCTGGAAGCGTTGAACTACTTGCATGAAAATAAGATCATCCACAGAGATCTAAAAGCTGGCAATATTCTTTTCACATTGGATGGAGACATTAAACTAG CGGATTTCGGAGTATCAGCTAAAAACACCAGAACCATCCAAAGGAGAGATTCTTTCATCGGTACACCGTATTG GATGGCTCCAGAAGTAGTCATGTGTGAGACATCTAAGGACAGGCCTTACGATTACAAGGCTGACATTTGGTCTCTTGGCATCACTTTAATTGAAATGGCTCAAATAGAGCCACCTCACCATGAATTGAATCCAATGCGAGTGCTCCTGAAAATAGCAAAATCTGATCCACCTACATTAGCACAGCCTTCTAAATg gTCATCAGATTTTAAagactttctgaagaaatgtttggaAAAGAATGTAGATTCGAGGTGGAGTGCAACCCAACTCCTGCAG CATCCATTTGTTACCGTTACTTCCAATAAACCAATAAGAGAACTGATTGCAGAAGCTAAGGCAGAAGTTACGGAAGAAGTGGAAGATGGTAAAGAtgaggatgaagaagaggaaacagACAATTCTCTG cAGTTACCTGCAGACAAGCGTGCATCTTCTGACCTTAGTATTGCCAGCTCTGAAGAGGATAAGCTCTCACAGAATGCCTCTGTTCTGGAATCActttctgagaaaacagaaagtaatgcaagtgaagagaaaagcaacGCTGTATTTCCAGATGGTAAAACAATTGAAGATGACTCTCAGGACATTAAAATTAGGAAAACAGGTGAAAGCATAcctgatggtggtggtggtgacaTCAAAGTGCAGAATGGTTCTGTGCCAACTGGTGAAGTTGAGGAAGGCAAAATATTGCCAGCTGAAAAGAATACAGAAAGTCTGGAAGAAACAGCTGCCGATACAGaacatcagaaagaaaggaaagaacttAATGCAGTAACAATAGCAGAAGCAAAGGATGAACACGACTTAAAAAcggagaaagaaaatgacataGGAAATGAACAAAGAGAGGAGAATGAACTGAAAGTAGTTGCTAGAGTTGATGACAGTGTAGAAACTGGAGAAACCGTTTCTGAGGAAACcggtgaaaaagaaaaggaaatcagaataGAGAGCGAAAACGAAAAGGTCACTGCAGAAAATATCATagaggaaaaggaggatgaAGATGAAGCTCAGAAAGAGGCAATAACAGACATCACTGCAGACTCTGTACCGAGTGCTGAGGATAAAGTgtcagatgaagaaaaggaacTCATAAAGCATGGAATTGAAAACATTAAGGAGATAGGTGGTATTGCTGAAACACAGATCAGCAGTGGGGATAAAATACCTGAGACGTCGGATAAGCCAGTGGAAAGTCAGGCTAAGCAGGTCCTTGAGATAATCAGCTCTGAGGAAACTCTATCAGAAAGCCAAGATAAAGAGATCGAAGTGGAGAAAAAGCTggcagaaagtgaaaatgagaatatCTGTAAAATAAGTAGCATGGAGGACATGGAGAGCAAAGACTCTGGAGAAGATGAGGTAGGCCAGAAGGCAATACAGGACAAGCCTGAGGATATTTCTCATAAAATGGTGGAGGAACAGACCAAGATGGACCAGAATCCAGAAGAGCACGGAGCTGAGAATATCCAGGGAAACAATATCCGAATGGACAAAGAGCAACCAGAAGTTCCTTCTGATAAAGTAATGGAGAATAAGCTTCAAGACACTACCAGCAAACAGGCTGATGACTCTGAACTCACTCCAGTTCCCAGTATTAGTatcagcactgaagaaaataacGAGAAGGTCAAAATAGATAACCAAGACAGTACTGAAACGTTACAGCAGCTAGAGTCTGAGAACCTGAAGGAAAACGATGCAGATTCAGGCACGGGTTCTACTGCTGATAACAGCAGCATTGATTTGAACTTGTCAATTTCTAGTTTCCTCAGTAAAAACAAGGAGACAGGATCAATATCTTTACAG GAAAccaggagacagaagaaaactttaaagaaaactcGGAAGTTTGTCGTTGATGGAGTGGAAGTGAGCGTAACAACATCAAAAATAGTTACTGAAAATGACTCcaaaagtgaagaaatgagATTTCTGCG gCGTCAggagctgagagagctgaggcttcttcagaaagaggagcagagagcccaacagcagctcagcaacaaGCTCCTGCAACAGCGGGAACAGATGTACAGGCGTTTTGAGCAGGAAATGACA AGTAAGAAGCGGCAGTACGACCAAGAAATAGAGAatctggagaagcagcagaagcagacaaTAGAGCGCTTGGAGCAGGAGCACACAAATCGGCTACGGGATGAAGCGAAGCGcatcaaagcagagcaggagaaagAGCTGTCCAAATTCCAGAACATgctgaagaacaagaagaagGAG GTTTTTTGTGAAGTGGAGAAAGCACCAAAAGAGCTGAGAAAAGAGCTCCTGAAACGCAAGAAAGAGGAGCTTGCACAAAGCCAGCATGCTCAG GAGCAGGAGTTTGTACAGAAGCAGCAACAAGAACTGGATGcatctctgaagaaaattattcagCAGCAAAAGACAGAACTCGCCACTATTGAGCGAGATTGCCtcaacagcaaacagcagctcatGAGAG CTCGCGAAGCTGCCAtctgggagctggaggagcgACATCTACAAGAGAAACACCAGCTCCTCAAACAGCAACTCAAGGATCAGTACTTCATGCAGAGGCATCAGCTGCTTAAGAGGCATGAAAAG gaaacagaacaaatgcAGAGATACAACCAGCGCCTTATTGAAGAGCTAAAGAACAAGCAAACTCAGGAAAGAGCCAGACTGCCTAAGATCCAGCGAAGTGAAGCAAAGACTCGAATGGCAATGTTTAAGAAAAGTTTAAGAATTAATTCATTAGCCTCTCCAGATCAAGACCGTGAAAAAATTAAGCAG TTTGCGatccaagaagaaaagagacagaaaaatgagagaCTGGCACAGCAtcagaaacatgaaaatcaAATGCGGGACCTTCAGTTGCAGTGTGAAGCAAACATCAGAGAACTGCATCAGCTACAG aatgaaaaatgccATCTACTGGTTGAGCACGAGACTCAGAAGCTCAAAGAACTAGATGAAGAGCACAGCCAAGAACTGAAGGAGTGGAGAGAGAAATTGAGACCAAGAAAAAAG ACGCTGGAAGAAGAATTTGCCAGAAAACTACAGGAACaggaagttttctttaaaatgactgGAGAATCTGAATGCCTTAACCCTTCCACACAAAGCCGCATTTCCAAATTCTACCCAATCCCCAGCCTTCACTCCACTGGGTCGTAA